AAATCGTTTTTCAAGAAATCCAAGCGAATCGATATATTATGAAGGTATGTCATTTCGGTTACCAAAAAAAACAAATGTATATTTTAAAAGCAATAAATTGATGCAAAGTGAAAAATCTGATGAATATAAAATTGTACTGCAAAAACCAAAATATTTTACGGTTGAAGTTATAATTATCCCTAAGTCTAACACTGGAACTTTTCGAACTAGCTTGTTCATAAAGAAACTAGATATATCATTGACAAATACTCAAGATGTTAGTGCGTTAAGCACATACTCCTATGAAATAGTGCTAAAAGCGCATTTTGATAGAAATAATTTAGGAAGTTATCAGACAAAAGAATCTATAAAATGGATTGATGATATGTTTGATAAACTCATTGCAAAATTTAATGACGATACTATGTAAATGAGTTAATAATTATCACGGTTATTACACTAGGCAAACTTTCGAGTGTGTTCTAACTAGAAGTGGTCTCAAAAATACCTAATCATTGTCATTTCGAGATGCGAAGCATCGAGAAATCTCGTTTTTGTCTTCAATTATAAAAACGAGATTCCTCACTTCGTTCGGAATGACAATAAAATTCATTTTTGAGACCACTTCTAGTCACTCAAGCTGAAGTTGCAATCGCTATGCGCTTGAGTTATAAGTGTTGAATTCTTAAATGACAACTTATGATAGAAATAGATATCGGTAATTTAAAAACGCTATCAGATGGCGCGTCCCGCCAAAAAAAGCATGATGCAAAAATCGCACTGCAACGCAGGTTTATCCGCCACATTGTTTGGCGTGTTCGTTCCGTTCTGTTGGGCACTTGAAGTGCAGTCTTTGTATCAATTGTTTATCTTATAGATATTTATTTGGAGAAATAGAACATGAGCAAGTATCGTGTAACGCTTTTCATACTGATAGCCGCAACCATGCTCTGTAGTTGTTTTACCATTACATTTCAGCAGACCGAACCGAAAACGGAAAATGAACGGAGCGTTCAGACGTTTTTGCGAAACGAGCAGATTGATACAACCTCTTCATTCATCGTTGATTCATCAACGTATCGGAAAGCATTAAAAAGCGGATTTTCGCTTCCAAAATTTAAAGTCTACGATGCATCTGGAAAACAAATATTCTATAAAGTGGGATACACATCGAGCTTCATTGAAAAATTGGAAGAAGCATTAACGCAAGCGGAAACAGTGTTTGAAGCAAACACGCTGGAAGACGAGTTAAAAAATATTCGTCGATATGATGGAAGTCCCGTAACAATGTCTGACGTTACGAAAAATGTTCAGTACACATTTGTAGAATACTGGGCTATTTGGTGCGGTCCGTGCAAAGATCAATTACTGGCAATTGATACATACATGAAAGAACACCCAGCCGTAACAATACATCATATCAAAGTAAATTGGGACAAACAGGAAGCATGGGAACTAAAAGAACATGCAGAGTAAATGCAAACAATCGTTATCATTATAATACATGCAACTGTCTAAACAATAAGGAGTTATCATGCTCAAATATCTCTCTTTCCTTTCTGTTCTCCTCTTATTCATCAGCTGTAACGATGATTCGACAACTCAAGGAAATGGAAATCCATCAGATTATACGAACGATTATTTCCCCTTTTCCCGATCGTATGTTTGGACGTATTCTTCCAACGCCTTGAGCGACAGCGGCAAATCCATAAGCACATTCGACACGCGCATTGATACGACAAGTTTTACCCGTGGAGTCTTTTATGCATTGCTCGGCCGGTTGTCGGGAACAACACAGTGGGGCTGGATATTTGCCATGAAGGATAGTGGAGGAATTGTGTATTCTCTCGGCGACAATCCGCCGGAAACGCCCTATCCATTATTCAAGCATCAATATTCTGCATCTGAAGGAGTGCGAGACACGCTTGTAGTCTTAGGATCAAAAATGGAAACTGTCAGGATTGACATCAATACGGGAAATGGAACTATTTCATTATGGCTTGCGAAAGGTATTGGTCTCGTAAAAGAATCAAGCGATAAAGGTCATTCGATATTTAACGATAATAATTCCGGGAAAAACATTTTTATTCAAACCACGTTACAAAGTGTCACCAAATAGATTTACAACATAGCGCCTAATCGGTCGCTCAAGCTGTCGTTGCGACGCAGGTTTATCCGCCACGTTGGTTGGCGGGTTCATTCAAGTCCGTTCGGCAGAGTAATAAACACACAAAGGATAAATGCAATGAAAGATTCGATCGGTAGTATAGTTTTGTGTATTGTTGTGGTAAGTTCATTCTACGGCTGTGCAACAATATTCAAAGGGTATGAAGACAAGGTGTCGGTAACTCATCTTCCGTCCAATACAAAAATATACACTCAAGAAAATATTGAGTTACCAATATTGAATACAACGAAATCAAAAAGATATGTTAAGCCTAGCGGAGGGGTCTTTGATTCATTAGTGATTGTTGACCACTATATTCTTTTACGTTCCAACACCGATCACATACTGACATTGAAGAATCAAGATGAAGAAAAGAGGTTTCATCTCTATCCCCGATTAAGTGCCGGTTGGTTTATTCTGGATGTGATTACCGGAACATTCTTTATTGATCTCTATACCGGAAATTGGAATCATTTTAATGATATCGATTACAAATTTAGCAAGTAAACTGTCGTGTCAACTGTTGTAACTTCCGGATAATAAATTTTTTTGTCTCGCTCACAATCTATCGTTCTCTCGTTGGGAGTGTTTGTTTTTTTAAAAACTCCGTTTTTGTTGCATCATTTCTCCTGTCATTCGTTTCCTTCACCGTTGCATCTGTGCACGAATGCGTTTATCTTTGCGGAAATGTCATCCGTTTGCTCATCACGCTGCAAACGGTAATTCATCCATCTTGCAAGGAGTGCAGTTATGACAACACTCGATCTGCTCTGGCTTCCTATTCTTCTCTCATCGGTACTCGTCTTTTTTGTTAGTGCGGTTATTAACATGGCGCCGCTGTGGCATAAGAATGATTTTCCCCGCCTACAAGATCAGGAGGGCATCATGAATGCTCTTCGTCCGTTTAATCTTCCGCCGGGCGAATATCTTCTCCCCCGCGCAACGGACAGAAAAGAACGGGAATCTCCAGAGTTCCAGGCGAAATTGAAGGATAGTCCGGTTATGATCCTCACCGTCTGGAAATATGGATCAACACCGATGGGAGTCACATTTGTCTCTTGGTTTCTCTACACAACGGCTATGGGAATATTTGCTGCATATGTTGCAGGACGCGCTCTGCCGGTCGGTGCGGAATATCTACAGGTGTTTCGATTTACCGGAGTGACGGCTTTTCTTGGTTACGCCGCCGCATTATGGCAAATGTCCATCTGGTTCAATAAACCATGGCTCTCCGTCTTTAAAATGACATGCGATGGAATTATTTACGCACTGCTCACCGCAGGAATATTCGGGTGGCTGTGGCCGATATAAAAGAACCATTCACCGCAGAGGCGCAGAAATAAAAATTGTATCGGCCAATCGTACAAACACGTGTGCCGGCTGTCAAGAACATCCGGAAGCATATTGCAACAGGTGTGAAATAGAAATACATTGACACGGGGGAGAAAATAAGGAGCGTATGAAGAATGTATTTGTACTAATAGCCATCGGCATGCTGATTGCCGGATGCAAAGAAGAAACAACAACTCAACCTGAGGTGGTGGTTCCGCCGTGGGTGAACGGACAAAGTGCGGAAGCGGTCTTCGGACGTTCCACCTTTACCGCCAGCGGAACGGACTCCGTCGGGCAAAATACCATTCCCGGTCCATGGGGATTGGCACTGAGCGGCAGCGGTGCTCTCTTTGTCGTAGATCAGCGCGCACATCGCGTCCTCCGGTTTAACGATGCGGCCACCAAAGCATCCGGAACCAATGCAGACGGTGTTCTGGGCCAACATAATTTTACGAATCGAATTTGGAATGACTCTGCCGGCGGAAGCACCCCTTCTGCCACCGGATTTGAAACTCCAGTCTCGATTGCTGTGGATCAGTTAGGAAATCTCTTTGTGCTCGATCAGGGAAATACGCGCGTACTTCGTTTTAACAATGCCGCTTCCAAAACCAACGGTGCCGCTGCGGACGGCGTGCTTGGCCAGCCTGATTTTGTCACCAGAAGATTTAACACCACGCAAAGTGGATTTTTTTCCGCACAAGGTATCGCGTGCGATGCGTCCGGAAATCTGTACGTTGCGGACGGATCGAACCATCGCGTGCTTCGCTTTAACAACGCAGCCTCCAAAGCAAACGGCGCCGCTGCGGACGGTGTGCTCGGACAGTCTGATTATACCACCAGTTCCAACGGCACTTCCGCAAACAAAATGTCCAATCCTACTTCTCTCGCTGTTGATAACGCCGGCAATTTGTATGTAGGTGAGCGTGGGAACAGCCGCATTCTTATCTTTTTAAATGCATCCTCAAAAGCGAACGGCGCCTCAGCTGATATTGTGCTCGGCAAACCGGACTTTACAAACGGCTCAACGCCTGGTCCGGCAAACCGTGGCAATGTGTATTTTCCGTATGGACTAGCGGTCGATGCCAAGAAGAATCTTTACGTTGCGGATGGTGCGTTCAACCGAGTGCTCATCTATTATAGTGCACCATCTAAAAAGAACGGTGACTCCGCCGATGTGGTGATCGGGAAAAAAGATTTCATCAGTTCCAGCGTCACCGGCGCCGCTGCGGATAATGTCGGTCAGCCGTACGGCATTGCGGTGCAAAGTTCCACCGGAAAATTGTTTGTAACCTGTTATTCCAATTCTCGCGTGCTGCGGTTTCAAGCAAAGAGCAGTTTAATGCCGTAGAAAAAAAATACCTTGTCATTTTGAATCTCGATGTTACCCTGAGCGAAGCGAAGGGTCTCAGGGTGAAGAACGTCAGTATTTTTTCGCGTAGTGATGTCATGACTTGTAGTCATGACATCACTATAAAACACATTTGAAAAGAGAGAAGAATTATTTATTTTCT
The Bacteroidota bacterium DNA segment above includes these coding regions:
- a CDS encoding thioredoxin family protein produces the protein MSKYRVTLFILIAATMLCSCFTITFQQTEPKTENERSVQTFLRNEQIDTTSSFIVDSSTYRKALKSGFSLPKFKVYDASGKQIFYKVGYTSSFIEKLEEALTQAETVFEANTLEDELKNIRRYDGSPVTMSDVTKNVQYTFVEYWAIWCGPCKDQLLAIDTYMKEHPAVTIHHIKVNWDKQEAWELKEHAE
- a CDS encoding NHL repeat-containing protein; this encodes MKNVFVLIAIGMLIAGCKEETTTQPEVVVPPWVNGQSAEAVFGRSTFTASGTDSVGQNTIPGPWGLALSGSGALFVVDQRAHRVLRFNDAATKASGTNADGVLGQHNFTNRIWNDSAGGSTPSATGFETPVSIAVDQLGNLFVLDQGNTRVLRFNNAASKTNGAAADGVLGQPDFVTRRFNTTQSGFFSAQGIACDASGNLYVADGSNHRVLRFNNAASKANGAAADGVLGQSDYTTSSNGTSANKMSNPTSLAVDNAGNLYVGERGNSRILIFLNASSKANGASADIVLGKPDFTNGSTPGPANRGNVYFPYGLAVDAKKNLYVADGAFNRVLIYYSAPSKKNGDSADVVIGKKDFISSSVTGAAADNVGQPYGIAVQSSTGKLFVTCYSNSRVLRFQAKSSLMP